In Anguilla rostrata isolate EN2019 chromosome 1, ASM1855537v3, whole genome shotgun sequence, a genomic segment contains:
- the phldb3 gene encoding pleckstrin homology-like domain family B member 3 isoform X3: MPQHNMDTGRSQWERSRRLPWIDRVVGGPSPSSSGAESDTESSSTESERSHGRHFEAGSARVLTSPSMLRRRITEIDQQREELKIELQLEVALLQGELRMEKEQLCRHTQTLHSLQEEARQRESCRLADIRQEKEALDAAVRAFEDREFQFLERESGIDGGEEEEDSRGSTERELSRQQHSVNSAQERVLQLEKQVKEMEREKEREMNALRQERRELLHSSHKILKEKKPLSDWSNITGSVPCMMSLSPLTIHKAGQESTKETVSLPRRRRSHPSKLTDRPLSAQGLVRMSPDGQFPEVLPPPLPLSVHQHGSAHSNGHKPGHCNGKGLLSPCDSTNSSRAASPCLGLPDLLEIERKLREAKAEKERLLRDREERRRAAEEDRRRREQDSLKEEPTEPPTMATEPEPEPELEPEPEPEELEHSPVHCSSEPFLPLSLSANFDLRAHVESLGHGVAGCMGVRLSPRRCGGFLTKRGGRVKTWRRRWFLFDLDHRRLAYYTDHDERKLKGVIYFQAIEEVYYDHLRTASSSPRPSLTFCVKTYERLFFLVAPSAEAMRIWMDVIVTATDEHCRY; encoded by the exons ATGCCCCAGCACAATATGGACACAGGCAGGAGCCAATGGGAGAGGAGCAGGCGCCTGCCTTGGATTGACAGGGTCGTAGGGGGCCCAAGCCCCTCCTCCtcgggggcggagtcagacaCAGAGAGTAGCAGCacggagagtgagaga tcTCACGGCAGACATTTTGAGGCGGGCTCTGCAAGGGTCCTGACCTCGCCCTCCATGCTGCGGCGGCGAATCACCGAAATCGATcagcagagggaggagctaaAGATTGAA ctgcagctggaggtggCCCTGTTGCAGGGGGAGCTGCGGATGGAGAAAGAGCAGCtgtgcagacacacgcagacgctGCACAGTCTGCAGGAGGAGgccagacagagggagagttgCAGACTCGCCGAtatcagacag gAGAAGGAAGCGCTGGACGCTGCAGTGCGGGCGTTCGAGGATCGGGAGTTCCAGTTCCTGGAGCGAGAGAGCGGGATCGATggtggagaagaagaggaggacagCAGAGGGAGCACGGAGAGAGAGCTATCCCGCCAGCAGCACTCCGTCAACTCTGCGCAG GAGCGAGTCCTTCAGCTGGAGAAGCAGgtgaaggagatggagagagagaaggaaagagagatgaaCGCTCTCCGGCAAGAAAGGAGGGAGCTCCTCCACAGCTCACACAAG atacTGAAGGAGAAAAAACCGCTCTCTGATTGGTCGAACATCACAGGATCCGTCCCCTGCATGATGTCACTGTCCCCACTGACCATTCACAAAGCAGGACAG GAATCAACCAAGGAAACGGTCAGCTTGCCCAGAAGGCGGAGGTCACACCCCAGTAAACTAACAGACCGACCCCTGTCCGCACAAG GGCTGGTGAGAATGTCGCCGGATGGCCAGTTCCCGGAGgtgctccccccgcccctccccctgtctgtccACCAGCACGGCTCCGCCCACAGCAACGGGCACAAACCCGGGCACTGCAACGGGAAGGGGCTGCTCTCGCCCTGCGACAGCACCAACAGCTCCCGAGCTGCGAG cccCTGTCTGGGCCTGCCCGACCTGCTGGAGATTGAGAGGAAGCTGAGGGAGGCTAAGGCAGAAAAAGAGAGGCTACTGAGAGACAGG gaggagaggaggagggcagcagaggaggacaggagacGGAGGGAGCAGGATTCACTGAAAGAGGAGCCGACGGAACCTCCAACTATGGCTACAGAACCTGAGCCAGAACCTGAAttagaaccagaaccagaaccagaagaACTTGAACACAGCCCAGTTCACTGCAGTTCAGAG CCttttctcccgctctccctctctgcgaACTTTGACCTCCGGGCTCATGTGGAGTCCCTGGGCCACGGCGTGGCGGGGTGCATGGGGGTGCGCCTGTCTCCACGGCGATGCGGGGGCTTCCTGACGAAGCGCGGAGGGCGTGTGAAGACCTGGAGGCGGAGGTGGTTCCTGTTTGATCTGGACCACCGCAGACTGGCCTACTACACTG atcACGACGAGAGGAAGTTGAAAGGGGTCATCTACTTCCAGGCCATAGAGGAAGTGTACTACGATCACTTGCGGACGGCCTCCAGC tctcCCCGCCCCAGCCTGACGTTCTGCGTGAAGACGTACGAGCGTCTCTTCTTCCTGGTGGCCCCGAGCGCCGAGGCCATGCGGATCTGGATGGACGTCATCGTCACGGCAACGGACGAGCACTGCCGTTACTGA
- the LOC135242069 gene encoding chemerin-like receptor 1 — protein MAANTSLLFLLTQSPSKGEPGVPSLADSYTRPVLIFLYILIVFLGTAGNATVVWTACFRLPPTVTSVWLANLAAADLAFSLSRVPSLLRELVYRHWPFGAALCKASGLLKYANMFCSVFLLSAISADRALCVRWPVLARRCRSPAAARLVSAGLWLLAVALGVPYSAHRRAEGGRNNLTKCSMEPREREGLEGAKRALYALRFLCGFLLPFLVILGCYSAAALGLRRTRLARRSRPLRILVCLVTAFFLCWAPYHCLLLVKLVNGKSPAVKAGLTLAKGLAYFNSCINPVLYFFMGLDHRRRLRQDFFGACRRALEEDGEGPKGPAGDRGQGQSLVPSTPAGALTEPLGLASTTV, from the coding sequence atGGCAGCAAACACctccctgctcttcctcctgacCCAGTCCCCCTCTAAGGGAGAGCCAGGCGTCCCCAGCCTAGCGGACTCCTACACCAGACCGGTGCTCATCTTCCTCTACATCCTGATCGTCTTCCTGGGGACCGCGGGCAACGCGACGGTCGTCTGGACGGCGTGCTTCCGGCTGCCGCCGACGGTCACCAGCGTGTGGCTGGCGAACCTGGCGGCGGCGGACCTGGCGTTCAGCCTGAGCCGCGTGCCGTCGCTCCTGCGGGAGCTGGTCTACCGGCACTGGCCCTTCGGCGCGGCGCTGTGCAAGGCCAGCGGCCTGCTCAAGTACGCCAACATGTTCTGCAGCGTCTTCCTGCTGAGCGCCATCAGCGCGGACCGCGCCCTGTGCGTGCGCTGGCCCGTCCTGGCCCGGCGGTGCCGCtcgcccgccgccgcccgcctgGTGAGCGCCGGGCTCTGGCTGCTCGCCGTCGCCCTCGGCGTCCCCTACTCCGCCCACCGGCGGGCCGAGGGCGGCCGGAACAACCTGACCAAGTGCTCCATGGAGCCCCGGGAGAGGGAGGGCCTGGAGGGGGCCAAGCGGGCCCTCTACGCCCTGCGCTTCCTGTGCGGCTTCCTGCTCCCCTTCCTGGTCATCCTGGGCTGCTACTCCGCGGCGGCGCTCGGGCTCCGGCGCACCAGGCTGGCCCGCAGGTCCAGGCCCCTCCGGATCCTGGTCTGCCTGGTCACCGCCTTCTTCCTGTGCTGGGCGCCCTACCACTGCCTCCTGCTGGTCAAGCTGGTGAACGGCAAGAGCCCGGCGGTGAAAGCGGGGCTGACGCTGGCCAAGGGGCTGGCCTACTTCAACAGCTGCATCAACCCCGTGCTCTACTTCTTCATGGGCCTGGACCACCGGAGGCGGCTCCGGCAGGACTTTTTTGGGGCGTGCCGGAGAGCCCTGGAGGAGGACGGAGAGGGCCCCAAGGGCCCGGCTGGGGAccgggggcaggggcagagcTTGGTCCCCTCAACTCCGGCAGGGGCATTGACAGAACCCTTGGGATTGGCTTCCACAACAGTTTGA
- the phldb3 gene encoding pleckstrin homology-like domain family B member 3 isoform X2, giving the protein MPQHNMDTGRSQWERSRRLPWIDRVVGGPSPSSSGAESDTESSSTESERSHGRHFEAGSARVLTSPSMLRRRITEIDQQREELKIELQLEVALLQGELRMEKEQLCRHTQTLHSLQEEARQRESCRLADIRQERAGLEEERARVEEQRRRCEEKERQIPTQPESQREQLLVQLQQEKEALDAAVRAFEDREFQFLERESGIDGGEEEEDSRGSTERELSRQQHSVNSAQERVLQLENQVKEMEREKEREMNALRQERRELLHSSHKILKEKKPLSDWSNITGSVPCMMSLSPLTIHKAGQESTKETVSLPRRRRSHPSKLTDRPLSAQGLVRMSPDGQFPEVLPPPLPLSVHQHGSAHSNGHKPGHCNGKGLLSPCDSTNSSRAASPCLGLPDLLEIERKLREAKAEKERLLRDREERRRAAEEDRRRREQDSLKEEPTEPPTMATEPEPEPELEPEPEPEELEHSPVHCSSEPFLPLSLSANFDLRAHVESLGHGVAGCMGVRLSPRRCGGFLTKRGGRVKTWRRRWFLFDLDHRRLAYYTDHDERKLKGVIYFQAIEEVYYDHLRTASSSPRPSLTFCVKTYERLFFLVAPSAEAMRIWMDVIVTATDEHCRY; this is encoded by the exons ATGCCCCAGCACAATATGGACACAGGCAGGAGCCAATGGGAGAGGAGCAGGCGCCTGCCTTGGATTGACAGGGTCGTAGGGGGCCCAAGCCCCTCCTCCtcgggggcggagtcagacaCAGAGAGTAGCAGCacggagagtgagaga tcTCACGGCAGACATTTTGAGGCGGGCTCTGCAAGGGTCCTGACCTCGCCCTCCATGCTGCGGCGGCGAATCACCGAAATCGATcagcagagggaggagctaaAGATTGAA ctgcagctggaggtggCCCTGTTGCAGGGGGAGCTGCGGATGGAGAAAGAGCAGCtgtgcagacacacgcagacgctGCACAGTCTGCAGGAGGAGgccagacagagggagagttgCAGACTCGCCGAtatcagacag GAGCGGGCcggcctggaggaggagcgcgCGCGcgtggaggagcagaggaggcgctgcgaggagaaggagaggcagaTCCCCACGCAGCCGGAGAGCCAGCGGGAGCAGCTGCTcgtccagctgcagcag gAGAAGGAAGCGCTGGACGCTGCAGTGCGGGCGTTCGAGGATCGGGAGTTCCAGTTCCTGGAGCGAGAGAGCGGGATCGATggtggagaagaagaggaggacagCAGAGGGAGCACGGAGAGAGAGCTATCCCGCCAGCAGCACTCCGTCAACTCTGCGCAG GAGCGAGTCCTTCAGCTGGAGAACCAG gtgaaggagatggagagagagaaggaaagagagatgaaCGCTCTCCGGCAAGAAAGGAGGGAGCTCCTCCACAGCTCACACAAG atacTGAAGGAGAAAAAACCGCTCTCTGATTGGTCGAACATCACAGGATCCGTCCCCTGCATGATGTCACTGTCCCCACTGACCATTCACAAAGCAGGACAG GAATCAACCAAGGAAACGGTCAGCTTGCCCAGAAGGCGGAGGTCACACCCCAGTAAACTAACAGACCGACCCCTGTCCGCACAAG GGCTGGTGAGAATGTCGCCGGATGGCCAGTTCCCGGAGgtgctccccccgcccctccccctgtctgtccACCAGCACGGCTCCGCCCACAGCAACGGGCACAAACCCGGGCACTGCAACGGGAAGGGGCTGCTCTCGCCCTGCGACAGCACCAACAGCTCCCGAGCTGCGAG cccCTGTCTGGGCCTGCCCGACCTGCTGGAGATTGAGAGGAAGCTGAGGGAGGCTAAGGCAGAAAAAGAGAGGCTACTGAGAGACAGG gaggagaggaggagggcagcagaggaggacaggagacGGAGGGAGCAGGATTCACTGAAAGAGGAGCCGACGGAACCTCCAACTATGGCTACAGAACCTGAGCCAGAACCTGAAttagaaccagaaccagaaccagaagaACTTGAACACAGCCCAGTTCACTGCAGTTCAGAG CCttttctcccgctctccctctctgcgaACTTTGACCTCCGGGCTCATGTGGAGTCCCTGGGCCACGGCGTGGCGGGGTGCATGGGGGTGCGCCTGTCTCCACGGCGATGCGGGGGCTTCCTGACGAAGCGCGGAGGGCGTGTGAAGACCTGGAGGCGGAGGTGGTTCCTGTTTGATCTGGACCACCGCAGACTGGCCTACTACACTG atcACGACGAGAGGAAGTTGAAAGGGGTCATCTACTTCCAGGCCATAGAGGAAGTGTACTACGATCACTTGCGGACGGCCTCCAGC tctcCCCGCCCCAGCCTGACGTTCTGCGTGAAGACGTACGAGCGTCTCTTCTTCCTGGTGGCCCCGAGCGCCGAGGCCATGCGGATCTGGATGGACGTCATCGTCACGGCAACGGACGAGCACTGCCGTTACTGA
- the si:ch211-171h4.5 gene encoding B-cell receptor CD22 isoform X2, with the protein MNGTVSFILIGCLLQGALGRDWAIWMPQSIEALSGSCVLIPCTFEIPSEYDQDLAANAKGRFMKGHAFGDRILLESSTARLVIKRSSIQGYLIGNLLEKNCTSILNNFTLRDSNKYLFRVESPNLLKFSFKEGVQINVTDSPPKPKLTPERVEVMEGASVSLSCSAAAPCPKLPPNLTWTPRLSDSVDQLQENEDRTKSVSSVLTFTASHLHHGQKITCRALYTLQQGDTQKTSEASLTLRVLYSPENTSVSVSPSGSVFAGSSVTLTCNSNANPPVQNYTWYKMKGRDIEVVGTGDKSVLLVSATDGGHYFCEARNPRGAQRSETVFLFFEGSKCSLAQHIICGTLVFLYILTVCVGVYKYKSLCKQIQAQPGEKGKDTYDRLQISTITSSDYDVIRKDMDASRGTDEGTCDYENIKRNKQKGAARNVQ; encoded by the exons ATGAATGGAACTGTAAGCTTCATCCTCATTGGCTGTCTGCTGCAAG gtgcCCTGGGCAGGGATTGGGCAATCTGGATGCCTCAGAGTATAGAAGCTCTGAGTGGATCCTGTGTGCTGATCCCCTGCACATTTGAGATCCCATCTGAATATGACCAAGATCTGGCAGCTAATGCCAAAGGAAGATTTATGAAAGGACATGCTTTTGGCGATAGAATATTGCTTGAATCCAGCACAGCTAGATTGGTGATCAAACGGAGCTCGATTCAAGGATACCTGATAGGAAACTTGCTGGAGAAGAACTGCACCTCAATCCTGAACAATTTTACTTTGAGGGACAGTAACAAATATTTGTTCAGAGTGGAATCCCCAAATCTTctcaaattcagttttaaagAAGGTGTTCAAATTAATGTCACAG ACTCTCCACCCAAACCCAAGTTAACCCcagagagggtggaggtgatggagggggcctctgtgagtttgagctgctctgctgcagcccccTGTCCCAAACTCCCCCCAAATCTGACATGGACCCCCAGGCTGAGTGACAGTGTGGATCAACTGCAAGAGAATGAGGATCGAACCAAATCTGTGTCTTCTGTTCTGACCTTCACTGCTTCCCACCTCCACCATGGGCAGAAGATCACCTGCAGGGCACTTTACACACTGCAACAAGGAGACACTCAGAAGACATCTGAGGCCAGTCTGACTCTCAGAGTTCTAT ACTCTCCTGAGAACACCTCGGTGTCAGTCAGTCCCTCTGGATCAGTGTTTGcgggcagctctgtgactctgacctgcaacAGTAATGCCAACCCGccagtgcagaactacacctggtataaaATGAAAGGCAGAGACATCGAGGTTGTAGGAACTGGAGACAAATCAGTGCTATTGGTCAGTGCAACTGATGGTGGACACTACTTCTGTGAAGCACGGAATCCACGTGGGGCGCAGAGGTCTGAAACAGTGTTCCTGTTTTTTGAAG GAAGTAAGTGCTCTTTAGCGCAACACATAATCTGCGGAACACTGGTGTTCCTGTATATTCTAACAGTTTGCGTTGGGGTCTACAAATATAAAAG CCTGtgcaaacaaatacaa GCACAGCCGGGAGAAAAGGGCAAGGACACTTATGACAGACTGCAGATCTCCACTATCACCTCCTCCGATTATGATGTCATAAGG AAAGACATGGACGCTAGCCGAGGAACTGATGAAGGAACGTGTGATTATGAAAACATCAAAAGGAATAAGCAAAAAGGTGCAGCAAGAAATGTCCAATAA
- the si:ch211-171h4.5 gene encoding B-cell receptor CD22 isoform X1, with product MNGTVSFILIGCLLQGALGRDWAIWMPQSIEALSGSCVLIPCTFEIPSEYDQDLAANAKGRFMKGHAFGDRILLESSTARLVIKRSSIQGYLIGNLLEKNCTSILNNFTLRDSNKYLFRVESPNLLKFSFKEGVQINVTDSPPKPKLTPERVEVMEGASVSLSCSAAAPCPKLPPNLTWTPRLSDSVDQLQENEDRTKSVSSVLTFTASHLHHGQKITCRALYTLQQGDTQKTSEASLTLRVLYAPKNTSVSVSPSGSVLAGSFVTLTCSSNANPAVQNYTWYEWTVSQVTYKGAGNKLVLQVSDTTKARFYCTARNNQGTDSSRLVQLNMQHSPENTSVSVSPSGSVFAGSSVTLTCNSNANPPVQNYTWYKMKGRDIEVVGTGDKSVLLVSATDGGHYFCEARNPRGAQRSETVFLFFEGSKCSLAQHIICGTLVFLYILTVCVGVYKYKSLCKQIQAQPGEKGKDTYDRLQISTITSSDYDVIRKDMDASRGTDEGTCDYENIKRNKQKGAARNVQ from the exons ATGAATGGAACTGTAAGCTTCATCCTCATTGGCTGTCTGCTGCAAG gtgcCCTGGGCAGGGATTGGGCAATCTGGATGCCTCAGAGTATAGAAGCTCTGAGTGGATCCTGTGTGCTGATCCCCTGCACATTTGAGATCCCATCTGAATATGACCAAGATCTGGCAGCTAATGCCAAAGGAAGATTTATGAAAGGACATGCTTTTGGCGATAGAATATTGCTTGAATCCAGCACAGCTAGATTGGTGATCAAACGGAGCTCGATTCAAGGATACCTGATAGGAAACTTGCTGGAGAAGAACTGCACCTCAATCCTGAACAATTTTACTTTGAGGGACAGTAACAAATATTTGTTCAGAGTGGAATCCCCAAATCTTctcaaattcagttttaaagAAGGTGTTCAAATTAATGTCACAG ACTCTCCACCCAAACCCAAGTTAACCCcagagagggtggaggtgatggagggggcctctgtgagtttgagctgctctgctgcagcccccTGTCCCAAACTCCCCCCAAATCTGACATGGACCCCCAGGCTGAGTGACAGTGTGGATCAACTGCAAGAGAATGAGGATCGAACCAAATCTGTGTCTTCTGTTCTGACCTTCACTGCTTCCCACCTCCACCATGGGCAGAAGATCACCTGCAGGGCACTTTACACACTGCAACAAGGAGACACTCAGAAGACATCTGAGGCCAGTCTGACTCTCAGAGTTCTAT ATGCACCTAAGAACACCTCAGTGTCAGTCAGCCCCTCTGGTTCAGTGTTAGCGGGCAGCTttgtgactctgacctgcagcagtaatgccaacccagcagtgcagaactacacctggtatGAATGGACTGTTAGTCAGGTGACTTACAAAGGAGCTGGTAATAAACTAGTCCTCCAGGTGTCTGACACGACCAAAGCACGGTTCTACTGCACAGCAAGGAATAACCAAGGAACAGACAGTTCACGGCTGGTTCAGCTCAACATGCAAC ACTCTCCTGAGAACACCTCGGTGTCAGTCAGTCCCTCTGGATCAGTGTTTGcgggcagctctgtgactctgacctgcaacAGTAATGCCAACCCGccagtgcagaactacacctggtataaaATGAAAGGCAGAGACATCGAGGTTGTAGGAACTGGAGACAAATCAGTGCTATTGGTCAGTGCAACTGATGGTGGACACTACTTCTGTGAAGCACGGAATCCACGTGGGGCGCAGAGGTCTGAAACAGTGTTCCTGTTTTTTGAAG GAAGTAAGTGCTCTTTAGCGCAACACATAATCTGCGGAACACTGGTGTTCCTGTATATTCTAACAGTTTGCGTTGGGGTCTACAAATATAAAAG CCTGtgcaaacaaatacaa GCACAGCCGGGAGAAAAGGGCAAGGACACTTATGACAGACTGCAGATCTCCACTATCACCTCCTCCGATTATGATGTCATAAGG AAAGACATGGACGCTAGCCGAGGAACTGATGAAGGAACGTGTGATTATGAAAACATCAAAAGGAATAAGCAAAAAGGTGCAGCAAGAAATGTCCAATAA
- the phldb3 gene encoding pleckstrin homology-like domain family B member 3 isoform X1, which translates to MPQHNMDTGRSQWERSRRLPWIDRVVGGPSPSSSGAESDTESSSTESERSHGRHFEAGSARVLTSPSMLRRRITEIDQQREELKIELQLEVALLQGELRMEKEQLCRHTQTLHSLQEEARQRESCRLADIRQERAGLEEERARVEEQRRRCEEKERQIPTQPESQREQLLVQLQQEKEALDAAVRAFEDREFQFLERESGIDGGEEEEDSRGSTERELSRQQHSVNSAQERVLQLEKQVKEMEREKEREMNALRQERRELLHSSHKILKEKKPLSDWSNITGSVPCMMSLSPLTIHKAGQESTKETVSLPRRRRSHPSKLTDRPLSAQGLVRMSPDGQFPEVLPPPLPLSVHQHGSAHSNGHKPGHCNGKGLLSPCDSTNSSRAASPCLGLPDLLEIERKLREAKAEKERLLRDREERRRAAEEDRRRREQDSLKEEPTEPPTMATEPEPEPELEPEPEPEELEHSPVHCSSEPFLPLSLSANFDLRAHVESLGHGVAGCMGVRLSPRRCGGFLTKRGGRVKTWRRRWFLFDLDHRRLAYYTDHDERKLKGVIYFQAIEEVYYDHLRTASSSPRPSLTFCVKTYERLFFLVAPSAEAMRIWMDVIVTATDEHCRY; encoded by the exons ATGCCCCAGCACAATATGGACACAGGCAGGAGCCAATGGGAGAGGAGCAGGCGCCTGCCTTGGATTGACAGGGTCGTAGGGGGCCCAAGCCCCTCCTCCtcgggggcggagtcagacaCAGAGAGTAGCAGCacggagagtgagaga tcTCACGGCAGACATTTTGAGGCGGGCTCTGCAAGGGTCCTGACCTCGCCCTCCATGCTGCGGCGGCGAATCACCGAAATCGATcagcagagggaggagctaaAGATTGAA ctgcagctggaggtggCCCTGTTGCAGGGGGAGCTGCGGATGGAGAAAGAGCAGCtgtgcagacacacgcagacgctGCACAGTCTGCAGGAGGAGgccagacagagggagagttgCAGACTCGCCGAtatcagacag GAGCGGGCcggcctggaggaggagcgcgCGCGcgtggaggagcagaggaggcgctgcgaggagaaggagaggcagaTCCCCACGCAGCCGGAGAGCCAGCGGGAGCAGCTGCTcgtccagctgcagcag gAGAAGGAAGCGCTGGACGCTGCAGTGCGGGCGTTCGAGGATCGGGAGTTCCAGTTCCTGGAGCGAGAGAGCGGGATCGATggtggagaagaagaggaggacagCAGAGGGAGCACGGAGAGAGAGCTATCCCGCCAGCAGCACTCCGTCAACTCTGCGCAG GAGCGAGTCCTTCAGCTGGAGAAGCAGgtgaaggagatggagagagagaaggaaagagagatgaaCGCTCTCCGGCAAGAAAGGAGGGAGCTCCTCCACAGCTCACACAAG atacTGAAGGAGAAAAAACCGCTCTCTGATTGGTCGAACATCACAGGATCCGTCCCCTGCATGATGTCACTGTCCCCACTGACCATTCACAAAGCAGGACAG GAATCAACCAAGGAAACGGTCAGCTTGCCCAGAAGGCGGAGGTCACACCCCAGTAAACTAACAGACCGACCCCTGTCCGCACAAG GGCTGGTGAGAATGTCGCCGGATGGCCAGTTCCCGGAGgtgctccccccgcccctccccctgtctgtccACCAGCACGGCTCCGCCCACAGCAACGGGCACAAACCCGGGCACTGCAACGGGAAGGGGCTGCTCTCGCCCTGCGACAGCACCAACAGCTCCCGAGCTGCGAG cccCTGTCTGGGCCTGCCCGACCTGCTGGAGATTGAGAGGAAGCTGAGGGAGGCTAAGGCAGAAAAAGAGAGGCTACTGAGAGACAGG gaggagaggaggagggcagcagaggaggacaggagacGGAGGGAGCAGGATTCACTGAAAGAGGAGCCGACGGAACCTCCAACTATGGCTACAGAACCTGAGCCAGAACCTGAAttagaaccagaaccagaaccagaagaACTTGAACACAGCCCAGTTCACTGCAGTTCAGAG CCttttctcccgctctccctctctgcgaACTTTGACCTCCGGGCTCATGTGGAGTCCCTGGGCCACGGCGTGGCGGGGTGCATGGGGGTGCGCCTGTCTCCACGGCGATGCGGGGGCTTCCTGACGAAGCGCGGAGGGCGTGTGAAGACCTGGAGGCGGAGGTGGTTCCTGTTTGATCTGGACCACCGCAGACTGGCCTACTACACTG atcACGACGAGAGGAAGTTGAAAGGGGTCATCTACTTCCAGGCCATAGAGGAAGTGTACTACGATCACTTGCGGACGGCCTCCAGC tctcCCCGCCCCAGCCTGACGTTCTGCGTGAAGACGTACGAGCGTCTCTTCTTCCTGGTGGCCCCGAGCGCCGAGGCCATGCGGATCTGGATGGACGTCATCGTCACGGCAACGGACGAGCACTGCCGTTACTGA